One genomic region from Ovis canadensis isolate MfBH-ARS-UI-01 breed Bighorn chromosome 24, ARS-UI_OviCan_v2, whole genome shotgun sequence encodes:
- the MEFV gene encoding pyrin isoform X1: protein MVRTRSDHLLYSLEELLPYDFEKFKFKLQNTSLEKEHTRIPRGQLQTAEPVKLASLLVNHYGEEYAVQLTLQVLRAINQHLLAEELHQLISPVCRIQEGDTDSSATSGSSGEMKPKSLKTLDGLEGDKQRQSADGAGCPSSSQPEAGRGSQKKPLGKQRDQKGPEGLEVQSKLGARNTTLSSKRSPFLGKVLREKEKGSCPSVRLRRNASSAGRLQGLTSGSLAGSPGRRETKISEVYLPSGKKRPKSLEFTISPEETGPLNPEILLLQEKMNTENPSSATTASEVATLKTGPTVTLEKGSRNPEHATTLEGTALRNTPFSVPLAGKTMIGEHLEPKAPAERSGTGAPKASSVPHEPSDPEVSPSSGRLQDKAVCPLCRAQEGDPAGGSCVHISCSCSSASGDPEASLSRSSSCPRCQDLLPGKGHGSREWQEGLQMASLNPKSLPQCERHMKQAQLLFCEDHGELICLICRLSQEHRGHRVRPIEEAALEYKEQIQKQLDHLKELRKSGEEQRSQEDKKTVNSLKQAETQKQRIQYQLEQLCQFLEQQERLFVAWLEELGQTIGQVRETYGTRGTRDIALLDELIGELEAKQCQPEWELMKDIGVTLHRAKMVTVPELWATPPEVKEKIHLLYQKSAFVEKRVKHFLETLRSEVETFNVNVILEAETVHSNLIFHLL from the exons ATGGTCAGGACCCGGAGTGACCATCTACTCTATTCCCTGGAGGAGCTTTTGCCCTATGACTTCGAGAAGTTCAAGTTCAAGCTGCAGAACACCAGCCTGGAGAAGGAGCACACCCGGATCCCCCGGGGCCAACTGCAGACAGCCGAGCCGGTGAAGCTGGCCTCTCTGCTGGTCAACCACTACGGGGAGGAGTATGCTGTGCAGCTGACCCTGCAGGTCCTGAGGGCCATCAACCAGCACCTCCTGGCAGAGGAGCTTCACCAGCTGATCAGCCCAG TGTGTCGGATACAAGAAGGTGACACAGACAGCTCAGCAACGTCGGGTTCCTCTGGGGAGATGAAGCCCAAGAGCCTAAAGACCCTAGATGGCCTGGAAGGTGACAAACAGCGACAAAGTGCTGATGGGGCTGGCTGCCCATCCTCCAGCCAGCCTGAGGCTGGCAGGGGGTCTCAGAAGAAGCCTCTGGGAAAACAGCGAGATCAGAAAGGCCCTGAGGGCCTGGAGGTGCAGAGCAAGCTGGGGGCCAGGAACACGACTCTGTCTTCCAAGAGAAGCCCCTTCCTCGGCAAGGTGCTGcgggagaaggagaaagggagctGTCCTAGCGTCAGGCTGCGGAGGAACGCCAGCTCTGCAGGAAGGCTCCAGGGACTCACCAGCGGGTCACTCGCTGGATCCCCAGGAAGGAGAGAAACAAAGATATCGGAAGTGTATTTACCTTCAGGAAAGAAGCGACCCAAAAGTCTTGAATTTACCATTTCTCCAGAAGAGACAGGACCCCTCAATCCAGAAATTCTTCTGCTTCAGGAGAAAATGAACACTGAGAATCCAAGCTCAGCAACCACTGCCAGCGAAGTGGCCACTCTGAAAACAGGGCCGACTGTGACTCTGGAGAAAGGCTCTAGGAATCCAGAGCATGCCACAACCCTGGAGGGGACAGCACTTAGGAATACACCTTTCAGTGTACCACTGGCTGGAAAGACGATGATTGGGGAGCATCTAGAACCCAAAGCTCCTGCAGAGAGGAGTGGAACTGGGGCTCCGAAGGCCTCCAGTGTGCCCCATGAGCCTTCAGATCCAGAAGTCTCTCCGTCTTCAG GGAGGCTGCAGGACAAGGCTGTGTGTCCTCTTTGCCGTGCCCAGGAAGGAGACCCGGCTGGTGGCAGCTGTGTGCACATCTCCTGCAGCTGCTCTTCGGCTTCCGGGGACCCTGAGGCCTCACTCAGCCGCTCATCCAGCTGCCCCCGGTGCCAGGACTTGCTCCCGGGGAAGGGCCATGGAAGCCGTGAGTGGCAGGAGGGCCTGCAGATGGCCAGCCTGAACCCCAAGAGCCTGCCACAGTGTGAGCGTCACATGAAGCAAGCGCAGCTGCTCTTCTGCGAGGACCATGGGGAGCTCATCTGCCTTATCTGCCGGCTGAGCCAGGAGCACCGGGGCCACCGGGTGCGCCCCATTGAGGAGGCTGCCCTGGAATACAAG gAGCAAATTCAGAAGCAGTTGGACCATCTGAAGGAGTTGAGAAAATCTGGAGAGGAGCAGAGATCTCAGGAGGATAAGAAAACAGTAAACTCCCTG AAACAAGCTGAAACCCAAAAGCAGAGAATCCAGTACCAGTTGGAGCAGCTGTGCCAGTTTTTAGAGCAGCAGGAGCGGCTCTTTGTGGCCTGGCTAGAGGAGTTGGGCCAGACCATCGGCCAGGTTAGGGAGACATATGGCACCCGAGGGACGAGGGACATCGCCCTTCTCGACGAGCTGATTGGGGAGCTGGAGGCCAAGCAGTGCCAGCCAGAGTGGGAGCTTATGAAG gACATTGGAGTCACCTTGCACAG GGCCAAGATGGTGACTGTCCCTGAGCTGTGGGCCACACCACCAGAGGTGAAAGAGAAGATCCACCTGCTCTACCAGAAATCAGCGTTTGTGGAGAAGCGCGTGAAGCACTTCTTGG agACCCTGCGGTCAGAAGTGGAAACGTTCAATG TTAATGTGATTCTGGAAGCAGAAACTGTCCACTCCAACCTCATCTTTCATCTTCTCTGA
- the MEFV gene encoding pyrin isoform X2 encodes MVRTRSDHLLYSLEELLPYDFEKFKFKLQNTSLEKEHTRIPRGQLQTAEPVKLASLLVNHYGEEYAVQLTLQVLRAINQHLLAEELHQLISPVCRIQEGDTDSSATSGSSGEMKPKSLKTLDGLEGDKQRQSADGAGCPSSSQPEAGRGSQKKPLGKQRDQKGPEGLEVQSKLGARNTTLSSKRSPFLGKVLREKEKGSCPSVRLRRNASSAGRLQGLTSGSLAGSPGRRETKISEVYLPSGKKRPKSLEFTISPEETGPLNPEILLLQEKMNTENPSSATTASEVATLKTGPTVTLEKGSRNPEHATTLEGTALRNTPFSVPLAGKTMIGEHLEPKAPAERSGTGAPKASSVPHEPSDPEVSPSSGRLQDKAVCPLCRAQEGDPAGGSCVHISCSCSSASGDPEASLSRSSSCPRCQDLLPGKGHGSREWQEGLQMASLNPKSLPQCERHMKQAQLLFCEDHGELICLICRLSQEHRGHRVRPIEEAALEYKEQIQKQLDHLKELRKSGEEQRSQEDKKTVNSLKQAETQKQRIQYQLEQLCQFLEQQERLFVAWLEELGQTIGQVRETYGTRGTRDIALLDELIGELEAKQCQPEWELMKDIGVTLHRAKMVTVPELWATPPEVKEKIHLLYQKSAFVEKRVKHFLETLRSEVETFNAAELIGGQAL; translated from the exons ATGGTCAGGACCCGGAGTGACCATCTACTCTATTCCCTGGAGGAGCTTTTGCCCTATGACTTCGAGAAGTTCAAGTTCAAGCTGCAGAACACCAGCCTGGAGAAGGAGCACACCCGGATCCCCCGGGGCCAACTGCAGACAGCCGAGCCGGTGAAGCTGGCCTCTCTGCTGGTCAACCACTACGGGGAGGAGTATGCTGTGCAGCTGACCCTGCAGGTCCTGAGGGCCATCAACCAGCACCTCCTGGCAGAGGAGCTTCACCAGCTGATCAGCCCAG TGTGTCGGATACAAGAAGGTGACACAGACAGCTCAGCAACGTCGGGTTCCTCTGGGGAGATGAAGCCCAAGAGCCTAAAGACCCTAGATGGCCTGGAAGGTGACAAACAGCGACAAAGTGCTGATGGGGCTGGCTGCCCATCCTCCAGCCAGCCTGAGGCTGGCAGGGGGTCTCAGAAGAAGCCTCTGGGAAAACAGCGAGATCAGAAAGGCCCTGAGGGCCTGGAGGTGCAGAGCAAGCTGGGGGCCAGGAACACGACTCTGTCTTCCAAGAGAAGCCCCTTCCTCGGCAAGGTGCTGcgggagaaggagaaagggagctGTCCTAGCGTCAGGCTGCGGAGGAACGCCAGCTCTGCAGGAAGGCTCCAGGGACTCACCAGCGGGTCACTCGCTGGATCCCCAGGAAGGAGAGAAACAAAGATATCGGAAGTGTATTTACCTTCAGGAAAGAAGCGACCCAAAAGTCTTGAATTTACCATTTCTCCAGAAGAGACAGGACCCCTCAATCCAGAAATTCTTCTGCTTCAGGAGAAAATGAACACTGAGAATCCAAGCTCAGCAACCACTGCCAGCGAAGTGGCCACTCTGAAAACAGGGCCGACTGTGACTCTGGAGAAAGGCTCTAGGAATCCAGAGCATGCCACAACCCTGGAGGGGACAGCACTTAGGAATACACCTTTCAGTGTACCACTGGCTGGAAAGACGATGATTGGGGAGCATCTAGAACCCAAAGCTCCTGCAGAGAGGAGTGGAACTGGGGCTCCGAAGGCCTCCAGTGTGCCCCATGAGCCTTCAGATCCAGAAGTCTCTCCGTCTTCAG GGAGGCTGCAGGACAAGGCTGTGTGTCCTCTTTGCCGTGCCCAGGAAGGAGACCCGGCTGGTGGCAGCTGTGTGCACATCTCCTGCAGCTGCTCTTCGGCTTCCGGGGACCCTGAGGCCTCACTCAGCCGCTCATCCAGCTGCCCCCGGTGCCAGGACTTGCTCCCGGGGAAGGGCCATGGAAGCCGTGAGTGGCAGGAGGGCCTGCAGATGGCCAGCCTGAACCCCAAGAGCCTGCCACAGTGTGAGCGTCACATGAAGCAAGCGCAGCTGCTCTTCTGCGAGGACCATGGGGAGCTCATCTGCCTTATCTGCCGGCTGAGCCAGGAGCACCGGGGCCACCGGGTGCGCCCCATTGAGGAGGCTGCCCTGGAATACAAG gAGCAAATTCAGAAGCAGTTGGACCATCTGAAGGAGTTGAGAAAATCTGGAGAGGAGCAGAGATCTCAGGAGGATAAGAAAACAGTAAACTCCCTG AAACAAGCTGAAACCCAAAAGCAGAGAATCCAGTACCAGTTGGAGCAGCTGTGCCAGTTTTTAGAGCAGCAGGAGCGGCTCTTTGTGGCCTGGCTAGAGGAGTTGGGCCAGACCATCGGCCAGGTTAGGGAGACATATGGCACCCGAGGGACGAGGGACATCGCCCTTCTCGACGAGCTGATTGGGGAGCTGGAGGCCAAGCAGTGCCAGCCAGAGTGGGAGCTTATGAAG gACATTGGAGTCACCTTGCACAG GGCCAAGATGGTGACTGTCCCTGAGCTGTGGGCCACACCACCAGAGGTGAAAGAGAAGATCCACCTGCTCTACCAGAAATCAGCGTTTGTGGAGAAGCGCGTGAAGCACTTCTTGG agACCCTGCGGTCAGAAGTGGAAACGTTCAATG CTGCAGAACTGATTGGTGGTCAGGCACTCTGA